A segment of the Candidatus Brevundimonas phytovorans genome:
GGCGCGATCAAGGCGCCCCTGTTCCAGTCGTCCACCTTCGTCTTCAAGTCGGCCGAGGACGGCAAACGCTTCTTCGAGGTCGCCTATGGCCTGCGCCAGCGCGACCCGGACGAGGCCCTGGGCCTGATCTACTCGCGCATCAACAACCCCAACCTGGAAATCCTCGAAGACCGCCTCGCCGTCTGGGACAAGGCCGACAAGGCCCTGGTCTTCTCGACCGGCATGGCCGCCATCTCGACGGCCATGCTGGCCCTGGTCCGCCCCGGCGACGTCATCCTCTATACGGCCCCGGCCTATGGCGGCACCGAATACCTGTTCGACCGCATCCTGCCCCGCTACGGCGTCAAGGCGATCAGCGTGCCCGCCGCCGAGGGCGCCGACGCCCTGGATGCGGCCATGTCCGCGGCCGCCGCCCTGGCGAAAACCACCGGCGGACGCCTCGCCGCCGTCTATCTGGAAACCCCGGCCAACCCGACCAACCAACTGGTCGACATCGCCCGCGCCGTGGCTGGGGCCAAGGCCGTGGATCAGGCCGAGCGCCCGATCGTGGCCGTGGACAACACCTTCCTCGGCCCCCTGTGGCAGAGCCCGCTGGAACTGGGGGCCGACCTCGTCATCTACTCCCTGACCAAGTATGTCGGCGGCCACTCCGACCTGATCGCCGGCGGCTGCATGGGCGCCGCCGACCTGATGGCGCGGGTGGGCGAGATGCGCACCATCTGCGGCACCAACACCGATCCGCACACGGCCTGGCTGCTGCTGCGCAGTCTGGAGACCCTGCACATCCGCATGGAACGGGCGCAGGAAAACGCCCTGGTCCTGGCCGAACGCCTGCGCGCCGATCCGCGCGTCAGCGCCGTCCTGACCGCCGGGGGGCCGGACGCTTCGCCGGAACAGCAGGCCATCTTCGAGGCCCAGTGCAAGGGTTCGGGTTCGACCTTCTCGCTGGAGCTTCCGGGCGGCGAGACCGAGGCCTTCCGTATGCTGAACGCCCTGCGGCTGTTCAAGCTGGCCGTCAGCCTGGGCGGCGCCGAGAGCCTGGCCTCGCACCCGTCCAGCATGACTCACTCGGACTATACGCCCGAAGCCAAGGCGCGCAGCGGCATCGGCGACAATCTGGTGCGCCTGTCGGTCGGCATCGAGAATGTCGAAGACCTGTGGGCCGACCTGCAACAGGCCCTGGCCGCGATCTGAGGAAGTCAGCGGGCGCCGTTCGCGGCGCCCGCCGACCCTTACTGACCCGCCGCCTTCACCGCCGCCGAGACCTCGGCGACCACGCGTTTGACCAGGGCCTCGTCGTCGCCCTCGGCCATGACGCGGATCAGTTTTTCGGTGCCCGACGGCCGCACCAGCAGCCGGCCCGAACCGTTCAGGGCGGCTTCGGCATCGGCCATGGCGGCCTTGACCTTGGCGTCTTCCAGCGGCTTGCCGGCGGTGTAGCGCACGTTCTGCAACAGTTGCGGCACCGGCTCGAACTGGCGCGCCAGCTCGCTCATCGGCACGCCGGTCTCGACCAGAACGGCCAGCACCTGCAGGGCCGCCATCAGGCCGTCGCCGGTCGTGGCGTAGTCCTTCAGGATGATGTGGCCCGACTGCTCGCCGCCGATGTTGAAGCCGCCCGCGCGCATCCGCTCCATGACGTAGCGGTCGCCCACCTTGGTCCGCTCCAGCGTCAGGCCCTCGGCCTTCAGCTTCCGCTCCAGCCCCAGATTGGACATGACCGTGGCGACCACGCCGCCGCCATTCAATCGACCCTTGCGCGCCCAGGCCAGACCGACCAGGGCCATGATCTGGTCGCCGTCGACCACGTGGCCTTTTTCGTCGCAGATGATCACCCGGTCGGCGTCGCCATCGAGCGCGATGCCGATGTCGCAGCGATAGCGCTTCACCGCCTCCGACACCGTGGCCGGATGGGTCGAGCCGCACTCGGCGTTGATGTTCAGGCCGTTCGGCTCGACGCCGACGGGAAAGACCTCGGCCCCCAGCTCATAGAGGGTGGTCGGGGCGACGCGGTAGCCGGCGCCGTTGGCGCAGTCGATGGCCACGCGCAGGCCCTTGAGGCTGAGCCGCTTGGGGAAGGCCGACTTGGCGATCTCGATATAGCGCGGCGGGGCGTCGTCGATGCGCTTGACCCGGCCCAGCTTGTCTGACGGCGCCAGGTCGTCGTTCAGGCCGCCGTCCATCAGGGCCTCGATCTTCAGCTCGATCTCGTCCGACAGCTTGTAGCCGTCCGGCCCGAACAGCTTGATGCCGTTGTCGGCATAGTCGTTGTGCGAGGCCGAGATCATGATGCCCAGATCGGCGCGCATCGAGCGCGTCATCATGGCCACGCCCGGCGTCGGCAGGGGGCCGAAGGTGCGCACGTCCATGCCCACGCTGGCCAGACCGGCCACGAGCGCGGGCTCGATCATATAGCCCGACAGGCGGGTGTCCTTGCCGATCACCACCAGATGGCGGCGGTCGTCGTCGGTGCGGAACAGCTTGCCCGCCGCCAGCCCGACGCGCAGCGCGACCTCGGCCGTCATCGGATGGGCGTTGGCGCGACCGCGAATGCCGTCGGTGCCGAAGTATTTTCTCTCGCCCAAGGGCGTCGTCCTTTGATGGCGGGGCGCCGGAGGGTTTGCAAAGAAACCTTCCGAAACCCATTTTTTGATGTCGCCGGCCTTCGCTTCCCCTAGACGCAAGATCACAGGGCGAGACGGGCTGAACCCTCTCGCTTACCCCTTACGGCGGCGTCGCGCAAAGCGAGACCGCCTCGCCCCTTGATCGGAGCAGACCTCATGTGCGGCATCATCGGCATTACGGGCGCAGGCGCCGTCGTCCCCCGCCTGGTCGACAGCCTGAAGCGGCTGGAGTATCGCGGCTATGACTCCGCCGGGATCGCGGCCATCGTCGACGGCCGCATCGAACGCCGCCGCGCCAAGGGCAAGATCCGCGAACTGGAGGCCGTGCTGGCCGCCGAGCCCCTGACCGGAACCATCGGCATCGGCCACACCCGCTGGGCCACCCACGGCGCCCCGACCACGACCAACGCCCACCCGCACAAGGCGGGCCGCGTCTGCCTGGTCCACAACGGCATCATCGAGAACTTCGCCGAGCTGAAGGCCGAGCTGGAAGCCGAGGGCCGCGTCTTCGAGAGCCAGACCGACACCGAGGTCGTCGCCCATCTGCTCGATCATAAATTGGCGGCAGGCCTGGCCCCGCTGGACGCCTTCAAGGCGACGCTGGACCGCCT
Coding sequences within it:
- the glmM gene encoding phosphoglucosamine mutase, which codes for MGERKYFGTDGIRGRANAHPMTAEVALRVGLAAGKLFRTDDDRRHLVVIGKDTRLSGYMIEPALVAGLASVGMDVRTFGPLPTPGVAMMTRSMRADLGIMISASHNDYADNGIKLFGPDGYKLSDEIELKIEALMDGGLNDDLAPSDKLGRVKRIDDAPPRYIEIAKSAFPKRLSLKGLRVAIDCANGAGYRVAPTTLYELGAEVFPVGVEPNGLNINAECGSTHPATVSEAVKRYRCDIGIALDGDADRVIICDEKGHVVDGDQIMALVGLAWARKGRLNGGGVVATVMSNLGLERKLKAEGLTLERTKVGDRYVMERMRAGGFNIGGEQSGHIILKDYATTGDGLMAALQVLAVLVETGVPMSELARQFEPVPQLLQNVRYTAGKPLEDAKVKAAMADAEAALNGSGRLLVRPSGTEKLIRVMAEGDDEALVKRVVAEVSAAVKAAGQ
- a CDS encoding cystathionine gamma-synthase family protein, giving the protein MNRHRTRVLGGRTLAPETLMMGYGYDPALSEGAIKAPLFQSSTFVFKSAEDGKRFFEVAYGLRQRDPDEALGLIYSRINNPNLEILEDRLAVWDKADKALVFSTGMAAISTAMLALVRPGDVILYTAPAYGGTEYLFDRILPRYGVKAISVPAAEGADALDAAMSAAAALAKTTGGRLAAVYLETPANPTNQLVDIARAVAGAKAVDQAERPIVAVDNTFLGPLWQSPLELGADLVIYSLTKYVGGHSDLIAGGCMGAADLMARVGEMRTICGTNTDPHTAWLLLRSLETLHIRMERAQENALVLAERLRADPRVSAVLTAGGPDASPEQQAIFEAQCKGSGSTFSLELPGGETEAFRMLNALRLFKLAVSLGGAESLASHPSSMTHSDYTPEAKARSGIGDNLVRLSVGIENVEDLWADLQQALAAI